Proteins encoded together in one Olsenella timonensis window:
- a CDS encoding ParA family protein, with protein sequence MCPCKVLAIANQKGGTGKTTTAASLGVALAMRGKRVLLVDADPQGDLTTSLGWNPDELEVTLATHLEHAVLDESFPHRAGILSHAEGVDLMPANIELSGTEVALVNAMSREHAMRSWLDRAKRGYDFAIIDCPPSLGMMTINALTAADGVIVPVQAQYLPAKGMTQLIKTVNRVRRHINPGLRIEGVVLTLVDARTNLARQVERSIRGSYGEALRVYEATIPVAVKAAESSAYGKSVFAYDASGKVARAYARLAREVSGVGPKSRDPHQPPVGR encoded by the coding sequence ATGTGCCCATGCAAGGTCCTGGCGATAGCGAACCAGAAGGGAGGGACGGGCAAGACCACGACGGCGGCGAGCCTGGGCGTCGCCCTCGCGATGCGCGGCAAGCGCGTCCTGCTCGTCGACGCCGATCCGCAGGGGGACCTCACCACCTCGCTCGGATGGAACCCGGACGAGCTCGAGGTGACGCTCGCCACCCATCTCGAGCACGCCGTCCTCGACGAGTCCTTTCCCCACCGCGCGGGCATCCTGAGCCATGCGGAGGGCGTGGACCTGATGCCCGCCAACATCGAGCTCTCGGGGACCGAGGTGGCGCTCGTGAACGCCATGAGCCGCGAGCACGCCATGCGCTCGTGGCTCGACCGCGCGAAGCGCGGCTACGACTTCGCGATCATCGACTGCCCGCCGTCGCTCGGGATGATGACCATCAACGCGCTCACGGCGGCGGACGGGGTGATCGTCCCGGTACAGGCCCAGTACCTCCCGGCGAAGGGGATGACCCAGCTCATCAAGACCGTGAACCGCGTGCGGAGGCACATCAACCCCGGGCTGCGCATCGAAGGCGTCGTGCTCACGCTCGTAGACGCGCGTACGAACCTCGCGCGCCAGGTGGAGAGGAGCATCCGCGGCTCGTACGGGGAGGCCCTGCGCGTGTACGAGGCCACAATCCCCGTCGCCGTCAAGGCGGCGGAGAGCAGCGCCTACGGGAAGAGCGTGTTCGCCTACGACGCCTCGGGAAAGGTCGCGCGGGCCTATGCCCGCCTCGCGAGGGAGGTGAGCGGGGTTGGCCCGAAGTCGAGAGATCCCCATCAGCCTCCCGTCGGTCGATGA
- a CDS encoding ParB/RepB/Spo0J family partition protein, translating into MARSREIPISLPSVDDLFTTQEERDEAAREKVSELPLGAIDPFPDHPFRVRDDEEMADLASSVAEQGVLTPVVVRPKGDGRYELVSGHRRKRAAELAGLSEIPAIVRDMGEDEAVVAMVDANMQRERVLPSEKAFAYRMKLEAMRRQGRRTDLTSSPSGMKSPGRQTLEIIGSAAGDSRNTVHRYIRLTELLPELLDLVDEGRMGMRPAVELSYLPKREQMALWYAIEAQACTPSHAQAIKMRSFSREGRLSEDVILSIMCEEKPNQAEQFRMPRAKLGRFFKPGTSREAMEERIVRALELLERQERRRGCER; encoded by the coding sequence TTGGCCCGAAGTCGAGAGATCCCCATCAGCCTCCCGTCGGTCGATGACCTGTTCACCACGCAGGAGGAGCGTGACGAGGCGGCGCGCGAGAAGGTCTCCGAGCTCCCCCTCGGCGCCATAGACCCGTTCCCCGACCACCCGTTCCGGGTGCGCGACGACGAGGAGATGGCCGACCTGGCCTCCAGCGTCGCCGAGCAAGGTGTGCTCACGCCCGTCGTGGTGCGCCCGAAGGGGGACGGCCGCTACGAGCTCGTGAGCGGCCACCGCCGCAAGCGCGCGGCGGAGCTCGCGGGGCTCTCGGAGATCCCCGCCATAGTTAGGGACATGGGCGAGGACGAGGCGGTCGTCGCCATGGTGGACGCGAACATGCAGCGGGAGCGGGTGCTCCCGAGCGAGAAGGCGTTCGCCTACCGCATGAAGCTCGAGGCCATGAGGCGCCAGGGGAGGCGGACGGACCTCACCTCATCCCCGTCGGGGATGAAGTCGCCCGGAAGGCAGACGCTCGAGATCATCGGGTCGGCCGCGGGAGACAGCAGGAACACCGTCCACCGCTACATCCGCCTCACGGAGCTCCTGCCCGAGCTGCTCGACCTCGTGGACGAGGGTCGCATGGGGATGCGCCCAGCCGTCGAGCTGAGCTACCTGCCGAAGAGGGAGCAGATGGCGCTCTGGTACGCGATCGAGGCGCAGGCGTGCACCCCGTCCCACGCGCAGGCCATCAAGATGCGCTCCTTCTCCAGGGAGGGGCGGCTGTCGGAGGACGTGATCCTCTCGATCATGTGCGAGGAGAAGCCGAACCAGGCTGAGCAGTTCAGGATGCCCAGGGCGAAGCTCGGCCGGTTCTTCAAGCCGGGCACGAGCCGGGAAGCCATGGAGGAGCGGATCGTCCGCGCGCTCGAGCTCCTCGAGAGGCAGGAGCGGCGTCGCGGATGCGAACGGTGA
- a CDS encoding SpaA isopeptide-forming pilin-related protein, producing the protein MEKGSTAPPSIGIREIAVAVLVLALALGSALASPLRAQAAEQARAVSQVSWEEAKPKIESYLGTPYVWGGKDDSGWDCSGFVGWVMVHVYGTEWPGGSPGYCGVSAIKAYVEDSWVFHGDSAEGYNAAFDAGTVRPGDIIVFYNASGSTVHSAIAGEGQTIYHAWSEFYGTCQKRFDEVWGVNGGHGKVYASFDVYRGLEDAGRIRLQKTSAQPAATEGNPNYSLAGAEYAVYDDAGAQVATLVTDGSGAAGPTADLPSGAYTVRETKAPEGFSLDPGTYTVELGSGTWDESREVLVTPDPEAPLAAASVGVRKHDSETGEGSPQGGASLAGAELLVEHYAVDPASVDGPEDLEGLEPDMSAVAVTGEDGRAEVSSMTAADGTEVPGVPLGVLLVTERKAPEGYLASGERFLLKVSSEDNASAEVSNEADFAEDVARGGVRIEKNDLETGENAPQGGASVDGAVFEVVNDSASPVTVGGEEVAPGEVALTLETEGGAAESEPDALPYGDYLVREVEAPEGYLGTDAEVPFSIAEDGEVVELTGERAVANQVRRGDLELVKVSDGDLSRMAGVPFRITSATTGESHVVVTDGNGCASTAASWNPHTASTNANDQASDGSWDASAGVWFGSSGPDDSKGALPYDTYELTELPCSANEGKELLGPIEVRVYRDAVTVDLGTLTNDDLPRTVVSKKSVTGEDELPGATLRVYDVDGELVEEWVSGEEPHELTLLPGTYTLHEEAAPEGYLVASDVAFEVAEGVPVTQVEMVDEPTRVEAGKVDAATGEPLAGATMQVVDAEGEVVEEWVSDGEPHLIEALAPGDYVLREAEAPEGYALAEDVPFTVEETADAQAVTMEDEALPGTAPGTTPGGLPQTGDWSWAVPAACAAGAAACVGGAVALGSRRRAKAAPAAPGFRLGAKASAKGGKRWRP; encoded by the coding sequence ATGGAAAAGGGAAGCACGGCTCCGCCCTCCATCGGAATACGAGAGATTGCAGTCGCAGTGCTGGTTTTGGCGCTGGCATTGGGCTCGGCACTCGCCTCGCCGCTCCGGGCGCAGGCGGCGGAGCAGGCGCGCGCGGTCTCCCAGGTCAGCTGGGAGGAGGCGAAGCCCAAGATCGAGTCGTACCTCGGCACGCCCTACGTGTGGGGCGGCAAGGACGACTCGGGGTGGGACTGCTCGGGGTTCGTCGGCTGGGTGATGGTGCACGTCTACGGGACCGAGTGGCCCGGCGGATCGCCCGGCTACTGCGGCGTCTCGGCGATCAAGGCGTACGTCGAGGATTCTTGGGTCTTCCACGGCGACTCCGCCGAGGGCTACAACGCGGCGTTCGACGCCGGCACGGTCCGCCCCGGGGACATCATCGTGTTCTACAACGCCTCGGGCTCGACCGTGCACTCGGCGATCGCGGGCGAGGGCCAGACGATCTACCACGCGTGGTCGGAGTTCTACGGCACCTGCCAGAAGCGCTTCGACGAGGTGTGGGGCGTGAACGGCGGCCACGGCAAGGTCTACGCGAGCTTCGACGTGTACCGCGGCCTCGAGGACGCGGGGCGCATCCGGCTCCAGAAGACCTCCGCGCAGCCCGCCGCCACGGAGGGCAACCCGAACTACAGCCTCGCCGGGGCGGAGTACGCGGTGTACGACGACGCCGGCGCGCAGGTGGCCACGCTCGTCACCGACGGGTCCGGCGCGGCGGGCCCCACGGCGGACCTTCCCAGCGGCGCCTACACGGTGAGGGAGACCAAGGCGCCGGAGGGCTTCTCGCTCGACCCGGGCACCTACACGGTCGAGCTCGGCAGCGGCACGTGGGACGAGAGCCGCGAGGTCCTCGTGACCCCCGACCCCGAGGCGCCGCTCGCCGCGGCGTCGGTGGGGGTGCGGAAGCACGACTCGGAGACCGGGGAGGGCTCGCCCCAGGGCGGCGCCTCGCTCGCCGGCGCGGAGCTCCTCGTCGAGCACTACGCCGTCGATCCCGCGTCCGTGGACGGCCCCGAGGACCTCGAGGGGCTGGAGCCCGACATGAGCGCCGTGGCGGTCACAGGCGAGGACGGCCGCGCGGAGGTCTCCTCCATGACGGCGGCCGACGGGACCGAGGTGCCGGGCGTGCCGCTCGGCGTCCTGCTCGTGACGGAGCGGAAGGCCCCGGAGGGCTACCTCGCCTCGGGCGAGCGGTTCCTGCTCAAGGTGTCGTCCGAGGACAACGCGTCGGCTGAGGTCTCCAACGAGGCCGACTTCGCCGAGGACGTCGCGCGCGGAGGGGTGCGGATCGAGAAGAACGACCTCGAGACCGGCGAGAACGCGCCCCAGGGCGGGGCCTCGGTGGACGGGGCGGTCTTCGAGGTAGTGAACGACTCCGCCAGCCCCGTCACGGTCGGCGGCGAGGAGGTCGCGCCCGGCGAGGTCGCGCTCACGCTCGAGACCGAGGGAGGGGCCGCGGAGTCCGAGCCCGACGCCCTGCCCTACGGCGACTACCTCGTCCGCGAGGTCGAGGCGCCCGAGGGCTACCTCGGCACCGACGCCGAGGTCCCGTTCTCGATCGCCGAGGACGGCGAGGTCGTCGAGCTCACCGGGGAGCGCGCGGTGGCCAACCAGGTCAGGCGCGGCGACCTCGAGCTCGTGAAGGTCTCCGACGGCGACCTCTCCCGCATGGCGGGCGTGCCGTTCCGCATCACCAGCGCGACCACCGGCGAGTCCCACGTCGTCGTGACCGACGGCAACGGGTGCGCCAGCACGGCGGCCTCGTGGAACCCGCACACCGCGTCGACCAACGCCAACGACCAGGCGTCCGACGGCTCCTGGGACGCCTCCGCCGGAGTGTGGTTCGGGTCCTCCGGGCCCGACGACTCCAAGGGGGCGCTGCCCTACGACACCTACGAGCTTACCGAGCTCCCCTGCTCGGCGAACGAGGGCAAGGAGCTCCTCGGTCCCATCGAGGTGAGGGTCTACCGCGACGCCGTGACCGTGGACCTGGGCACGCTCACGAACGACGACCTGCCCCGCACCGTGGTCTCGAAGAAGTCCGTCACCGGGGAGGACGAGCTGCCCGGAGCGACCCTGCGCGTCTACGACGTTGACGGCGAGCTCGTGGAGGAGTGGGTCTCCGGCGAGGAGCCCCACGAGCTCACGCTGCTCCCGGGCACCTACACGCTCCACGAGGAGGCGGCGCCGGAGGGCTACCTCGTCGCCTCCGACGTGGCGTTCGAGGTCGCCGAGGGCGTCCCGGTGACCCAGGTCGAGATGGTCGACGAGCCCACCAGGGTGGAGGCCGGGAAGGTCGACGCGGCCACGGGCGAGCCGCTCGCGGGCGCGACCATGCAGGTCGTGGACGCCGAGGGGGAGGTCGTCGAGGAGTGGGTCTCCGACGGCGAACCCCACCTCATCGAGGCGCTCGCCCCGGGCGACTACGTGCTCCGCGAGGCCGAGGCGCCCGAGGGCTACGCGCTCGCCGAGGACGTCCCCTTCACCGTGGAGGAGACGGCCGACGCGCAGGCCGTGACCATGGAGGACGAGGCCCTGCCGGGGACCGCCCCGGGGACGACGCCCGGCGGCCTGCCCCAGACGGGCGACTGGTCCTGGGCCGTCCCCGCGGCGTGCGCCGCCGGGGCCGCCGCCTGCGTCGGCGGCGCCGTCGCGCTCGGCTCCCGCCGCCGCGCCAAGGCGGCCCCGGCCGCTCCCGGATTCCGGCTCGGCGCCAAGGCCAGCGCGAAGGGAGGCAAGCGATGGAGACCGTGA
- a CDS encoding TnpV protein, whose translation MEMSYEREGTVSLPVLETLSDPSPTGAFALMRLEFLMRSKPVLYENLLTSGRLSSHLSEAQRLAEELVERTAPKIAEAEGASDRLRSTDPMTWAGLMAAARASAVEMARRDLIEV comes from the coding sequence ATGGAAATGAGCTACGAAAGGGAGGGAACCGTGAGCCTGCCGGTCCTCGAGACGCTGTCAGATCCGTCGCCGACAGGGGCGTTCGCGCTGATGAGGCTGGAATTCCTCATGAGGAGCAAGCCGGTCCTCTACGAGAACCTGCTCACATCGGGACGCCTGTCGAGCCACCTCTCAGAGGCCCAGCGCCTAGCAGAGGAGCTGGTGGAGAGGACGGCCCCGAAGATAGCGGAGGCGGAGGGGGCATCCGACCGTCTCCGCTCGACGGATCCGATGACATGGGCGGGCCTGATGGCGGCGGCGAGAGCGTCGGCGGTGGAGATGGCGAGAAGGGACCTCATCGAAGTCTAG
- a CDS encoding N-6 DNA methylase: MGAADYEVDAIEGGSVLLYDPTAPLFPKRMGMGELAEVAEPARSEAAEGQSRRTVPRKSAGRPQASPEGQQELDFLAPTGEKAAKVPPDETLPDTPAGRLRANIAALEAMGRAGDDGRLSLEERAALSRYTGWGGLGQVFDEGSPRWEAERARLRELLGEDGFSAARASVLNAYYTPPEIAKAVCSALRSMGVGEGNVLEPSCGTGAFIGAVEGEIPAARVTGVELDPTTARIAALLHPGSTVLAQGLEDAALADGSFDAVVGNVPFGDYQVADTRYRGRGFLVHDYFFARAVDLVRPGGAIALITSKGTLDKANPSVRRYLAERADLVGAARLPNTAFSGSGASVTADVIILRKKEGPSVEEPEWIHLGTTEDGIPLNQYFADRPEMVLGRMTTRRGAHGGETTCEPDGDENVAALLARALFRLDARFEAAPRREEPDGDGSIPADPAVRNYSFAVRRGRAWYRIGAQMYPQELGRTALARVEGMAKVRDALRALIDAERLGAPDEEVSELQSALNAVYDAYTAAHGLISSRANSAAFGQDSSYPLLCALEVLDDDGNLVRKADMFSKRTIRPHERPTSAEGPEEALALSLSERGRVDLPYMATLTGTAPADLADALRGEIFRVPGTDEWQAADEYLSGNVREKLAAAEEAAASDRSLEANVEALRAAVPPDIPPADIGIRLGATWVPPDDVRAFIFDLLETPFYHRRAITVQYCQATAQWAVSGKGTDRYNVRATTTYGTKRMSAYHIIEETLNLRDARVVDYVQEPEGKKRAVLNREETAVAMAKQDAIKEAFREWAFSEPARRDRLAKRYNELFNAVRPRAFDGSRLEFPGMNPEIRLRRHQKDAVARIVYGGNTLLAHEVGAGKTFEMAAASQELRRIGLCTKSLIVVPNHLTEQWASEYLTLYPAASILVATKRDFEKRNRRRFCARIATGDYDAVIIGHTQLEKIPLTPERQRAFLEEQVADMAEGIAAARAMAGQRFTVRQMESAKKKLEAKLRKLEGAERKDDTVYFEELGVDRLFVDEAHYYKNLFFSTKMRNVGGVAQAEAQKSSDLFAKCRYLDELTGGKGVVFATGTPVSNSMVELYTMQRYLQYGELRRMGISHFDCWASTFGETVTALELAPEGTGYRQKTRFSKFYNLPELMALFGQVADIRTADTLGLPVPKVSYRNVRVEPSAIQRELVAGLSERADRVRNGSVDPSVDNMLKITNDGRKLALDQRLVDGSLPENPRGKVAVCADNVLRIWEETADRRLAQLVFCDLSTPKGDGSFNVYDDLKRRLVSQGIPPEEVAFIHDAPTEAQKAQLFSRVRSGQVRVLMGSTQKMGAGTNVQRLLVALHDLDCPWRPADLQQRLGRIARQGNLNDEVEVYRYVTEGTFDAYLFQLVESKQRFIGQVMTSKSPVRAASDVDETALSYAELKALATGNPLIKERMDLDVEVSRLKLLKAEHLSQRYELEDRLRGELPRREEALARRVEAREHDSGTVAAPPDAFEMEVMGTTYTSRAEAGAAIAAALEGREAEAHVVAGSFRGLAIEVSYDAVERTRKAALVGRDRYEVALGDDPAGNATRIENAAKQIPQRAEEARAALEEARGQISAAREESARPFPREDELRRKTARLAELDAELDLDRPDNVVPPDSGREEPAERKRELAAEAR; encoded by the coding sequence GTGGGCGCCGCGGACTACGAGGTCGATGCCATCGAGGGCGGCTCGGTCCTGCTCTACGACCCGACGGCCCCGCTCTTCCCGAAGCGCATGGGGATGGGAGAGCTCGCCGAGGTCGCCGAACCCGCCCGCAGCGAAGCGGCGGAGGGACAATCCCGGCGCACGGTTCCGCGTAAGAGCGCGGGACGACCCCAGGCGAGCCCGGAAGGGCAGCAGGAGCTCGACTTCCTCGCCCCCACCGGCGAGAAAGCGGCGAAGGTCCCTCCCGACGAAACGCTTCCCGACACCCCGGCGGGCCGGCTGAGGGCGAACATCGCCGCGCTCGAGGCGATGGGCCGCGCGGGCGATGACGGGAGGCTCTCGCTCGAGGAGCGGGCGGCCCTCTCCCGCTACACGGGATGGGGAGGCCTCGGGCAGGTGTTCGACGAGGGGTCGCCGCGGTGGGAGGCCGAGCGGGCCCGGCTCCGGGAACTGCTCGGCGAAGACGGCTTCTCCGCGGCGCGGGCGTCGGTCCTCAACGCGTACTACACCCCGCCTGAGATAGCGAAGGCGGTCTGCTCCGCGCTGCGGTCGATGGGCGTCGGCGAGGGGAACGTGCTCGAGCCCTCATGCGGCACGGGCGCGTTCATCGGAGCCGTCGAGGGGGAGATCCCCGCGGCGCGCGTCACGGGAGTGGAGCTCGACCCGACCACCGCCCGCATAGCCGCCCTCCTGCACCCGGGGAGCACCGTCCTGGCTCAGGGGCTCGAAGACGCGGCCCTCGCGGACGGCTCCTTCGATGCCGTCGTCGGGAACGTGCCATTCGGCGACTACCAGGTCGCCGACACGAGGTACCGGGGCCGGGGCTTCCTGGTCCACGACTACTTCTTCGCCCGCGCCGTCGACCTCGTGAGGCCCGGCGGGGCGATCGCCCTCATCACATCCAAGGGGACGCTCGACAAGGCGAATCCCTCGGTGAGGCGCTATCTGGCCGAGCGCGCCGATCTGGTCGGCGCGGCAAGGCTCCCCAACACGGCGTTCTCCGGGTCGGGGGCATCGGTCACGGCTGACGTCATCATCCTGCGCAAGAAGGAGGGGCCATCAGTCGAGGAGCCCGAGTGGATCCACCTCGGCACGACGGAGGACGGCATACCGCTCAACCAATACTTCGCCGACAGGCCGGAGATGGTACTCGGCAGGATGACGACCCGCCGCGGCGCGCACGGAGGCGAGACGACCTGCGAGCCGGATGGCGACGAAAACGTAGCCGCCCTGCTCGCCCGGGCCCTCTTCCGCCTCGACGCGCGCTTCGAGGCGGCCCCTCGGCGCGAAGAGCCGGACGGGGACGGATCGATCCCGGCGGACCCGGCGGTGCGGAACTACTCCTTCGCGGTGCGCCGCGGCCGCGCCTGGTACCGGATCGGCGCCCAGATGTACCCGCAGGAGCTCGGCCGGACCGCGCTCGCGCGCGTCGAGGGGATGGCGAAGGTCCGCGACGCGCTCCGAGCCCTCATCGACGCCGAGCGCCTCGGGGCGCCCGACGAGGAGGTGTCGGAGCTACAGTCGGCGCTGAACGCGGTCTACGACGCCTACACCGCCGCGCACGGGCTCATCAGCTCGCGCGCGAACTCCGCCGCGTTCGGGCAGGACTCGTCCTATCCGCTGCTGTGCGCCCTCGAGGTCCTCGACGACGACGGGAACCTGGTGCGCAAGGCGGACATGTTCAGCAAGCGCACGATACGGCCCCACGAGAGGCCCACCAGCGCCGAGGGGCCCGAAGAGGCACTCGCCCTCTCGCTCTCCGAGCGCGGGCGCGTGGACCTGCCCTACATGGCCACCCTCACCGGGACCGCGCCGGCGGACCTCGCGGATGCGTTGCGGGGCGAGATATTCCGCGTGCCGGGGACCGACGAGTGGCAGGCGGCGGACGAGTACCTCTCGGGGAACGTCCGGGAGAAGCTCGCGGCCGCCGAAGAGGCCGCCGCCTCGGACCGCTCCCTTGAGGCGAACGTCGAGGCGCTGCGCGCGGCCGTCCCGCCCGACATCCCGCCGGCGGACATCGGAATCCGCCTCGGAGCGACGTGGGTCCCTCCCGACGACGTGAGGGCCTTCATCTTCGACCTCCTCGAGACGCCCTTCTACCACCGCCGCGCGATAACCGTCCAGTACTGCCAGGCGACCGCGCAGTGGGCGGTGTCCGGGAAGGGGACGGACCGGTACAACGTGCGCGCGACCACGACCTACGGAACCAAGCGCATGAGCGCGTACCACATCATCGAGGAGACGCTCAACCTGCGCGACGCGCGCGTGGTCGACTACGTGCAGGAGCCGGAAGGAAAGAAGCGCGCCGTCCTCAACCGCGAGGAGACCGCGGTCGCCATGGCCAAGCAGGACGCGATCAAGGAGGCGTTCAGGGAGTGGGCCTTCTCGGAGCCCGCGCGGAGGGACAGGCTGGCGAAGCGCTACAACGAGCTCTTCAACGCTGTCCGCCCGCGAGCGTTCGACGGCTCGCGCCTCGAGTTCCCCGGCATGAACCCCGAGATACGGCTCCGCCGCCACCAGAAGGACGCGGTGGCGCGGATCGTCTACGGGGGCAACACGCTGCTCGCGCACGAGGTGGGGGCCGGCAAGACCTTCGAGATGGCAGCGGCCTCCCAGGAGCTCAGGCGCATCGGCCTCTGCACGAAGTCCCTCATCGTGGTGCCCAACCACCTGACGGAGCAGTGGGCAAGCGAGTACCTTACCCTCTACCCGGCGGCGAGCATCCTCGTCGCCACGAAGCGGGACTTCGAGAAGAGGAACCGCCGGCGCTTCTGCGCTCGCATAGCGACGGGCGACTACGACGCGGTGATCATAGGTCACACCCAGCTCGAGAAGATCCCGCTCACCCCCGAGCGGCAGCGGGCCTTCCTGGAGGAGCAGGTCGCAGACATGGCGGAGGGGATCGCCGCGGCGAGGGCCATGGCCGGCCAGCGCTTCACCGTGCGCCAGATGGAGTCAGCGAAGAAGAAGCTCGAGGCGAAGCTGAGGAAGCTGGAGGGCGCCGAGAGGAAGGACGACACCGTCTACTTCGAGGAGCTCGGGGTCGACCGGCTCTTCGTCGACGAGGCGCACTACTACAAGAACCTGTTCTTCTCGACGAAGATGCGCAACGTCGGGGGCGTCGCCCAGGCGGAGGCGCAGAAGTCGTCGGACCTGTTCGCGAAGTGCCGCTACCTCGACGAGCTCACGGGCGGGAAGGGCGTGGTGTTCGCCACGGGGACGCCCGTCTCCAACTCCATGGTCGAGCTCTACACCATGCAGCGCTACCTCCAGTACGGGGAGCTCAGGCGAATGGGCATATCGCACTTCGACTGCTGGGCGTCGACCTTCGGGGAGACGGTGACGGCCCTCGAGCTCGCGCCCGAGGGTACCGGGTACCGGCAGAAGACGCGCTTCTCCAAGTTCTACAACCTCCCAGAGCTCATGGCGCTGTTCGGGCAGGTGGCGGACATCCGCACCGCCGACACGCTGGGGCTGCCCGTCCCGAAGGTCAGCTACCGGAACGTGCGCGTCGAGCCGAGCGCGATCCAGCGCGAGCTCGTGGCGGGCCTCTCCGAGCGGGCGGACCGGGTGCGGAACGGGTCGGTCGACCCATCGGTGGACAACATGCTCAAGATAACCAACGACGGGCGGAAGCTCGCCCTCGACCAGAGGCTCGTGGACGGGTCCCTGCCGGAGAACCCGCGGGGGAAGGTCGCCGTCTGCGCGGACAACGTCCTGCGCATCTGGGAGGAGACCGCCGACAGGCGCCTCGCCCAGCTCGTGTTCTGCGACCTCTCGACCCCCAAGGGTGACGGCTCGTTCAACGTGTACGACGACCTCAAGCGCCGCCTCGTCTCCCAGGGGATCCCGCCGGAGGAGGTCGCCTTCATACACGACGCGCCGACCGAGGCCCAGAAGGCGCAGCTGTTCTCGCGCGTCAGGTCGGGCCAGGTCCGCGTGCTCATGGGCTCGACCCAGAAGATGGGCGCGGGCACGAACGTGCAGAGGCTCCTCGTCGCGCTGCACGACCTCGACTGCCCGTGGCGGCCCGCCGATCTCCAGCAGAGGCTCGGGCGCATCGCGCGCCAGGGCAACCTCAACGACGAGGTCGAGGTGTACCGCTACGTCACGGAGGGGACCTTCGACGCCTACCTGTTCCAGCTGGTGGAGAGCAAGCAGCGGTTCATCGGGCAGGTCATGACGTCGAAGTCGCCGGTCAGGGCGGCGTCGGATGTTGACGAGACGGCGCTCTCGTACGCCGAGCTCAAGGCGCTCGCGACCGGGAACCCGCTCATCAAGGAGCGCATGGACCTCGACGTTGAGGTGTCGCGGCTCAAGCTCCTCAAGGCCGAGCACCTCTCCCAGCGCTACGAGCTCGAGGACCGCCTGCGCGGGGAGCTCCCCCGCCGCGAGGAGGCCCTCGCCAGGCGCGTCGAGGCGCGGGAACACGACTCGGGGACCGTCGCGGCGCCGCCCGACGCATTCGAGATGGAGGTGATGGGGACGACGTACACCAGCCGGGCGGAAGCGGGCGCGGCCATCGCCGCGGCGCTCGAGGGGCGGGAGGCCGAGGCGCACGTCGTCGCTGGGTCCTTCCGGGGCCTCGCGATCGAGGTCTCCTACGATGCGGTCGAGCGGACTCGCAAGGCGGCGCTCGTCGGCCGCGACCGTTACGAGGTAGCGCTCGGCGACGACCCTGCGGGCAACGCGACGCGCATCGAGAACGCCGCCAAGCAGATACCGCAGCGAGCCGAGGAGGCGCGCGCCGCGCTCGAGGAGGCCCGCGGGCAGATCTCGGCGGCGCGGGAGGAGTCCGCGCGGCCCTTCCCGCGGGAAGACGAGCTTCGAAGGAAGACGGCGCGCCTGGCGGAGCTGGACGCGGAGCTCGACCTCGACAGGCCGGATAACGTCGTGCCGCCCGATTCGGGGCGGGAGGAACCAGCTGAAAGAAAGAGAGAGCTCGCCGCAGAGGCGAGGTGA
- a CDS encoding DNA cytosine methyltransferase has translation MLELFSGTGSIGRAFEERGHEVFSVEWDEALPASLHADIEHLTADEVRRLFGTPDVIWASPDCTTFSMAGISHHRRKNANTGNLDAVSPYALKCDRVDLAMLRLIRDLRPALFFIENPRAGMRKQDMMAVIPRHTVTYCQYGARVMKPTDIFTNAADPRFRPPCRNGSPCHERAPRGSKTGTQGLANARERGRIPARLCRHIVSVCEREVPARRAAGL, from the coding sequence GTGCTGGAGCTGTTCAGCGGGACGGGGTCGATCGGGAGGGCGTTCGAGGAGAGGGGCCACGAGGTGTTCTCGGTGGAGTGGGACGAGGCGTTGCCGGCGAGCCTGCACGCCGACATCGAGCACCTCACGGCGGACGAGGTGCGGAGGCTGTTCGGGACGCCGGACGTCATCTGGGCGTCGCCGGACTGCACGACGTTCTCCATGGCGGGAATCTCCCACCATCGCAGGAAGAACGCGAACACCGGGAACCTCGACGCCGTGAGCCCGTACGCGCTCAAGTGCGACCGGGTGGACCTGGCAATGCTCAGGCTCATCCGTGACCTGAGGCCGGCGCTCTTCTTCATCGAGAATCCGCGAGCCGGCATGAGGAAGCAGGACATGATGGCGGTCATACCGCGGCACACGGTGACGTACTGCCAGTACGGGGCGCGCGTCATGAAGCCCACGGACATCTTCACGAACGCCGCCGACCCGCGGTTCCGGCCGCCGTGCCGGAACGGATCGCCGTGCCACGAGCGGGCGCCGAGGGGATCGAAGACGGGGACGCAGGGGCTCGCAAACGCGCGGGAGCGCGGGCGCATCCCCGCGCGGCTGTGCCGCCACATCGTGTCGGTGTGCGAGCGTGAGGTCCCGGCGAGAAGGGCGGCAGGGCTATGA